The following coding sequences are from one Methanosarcina sp. WWM596 window:
- a CDS encoding CBS domain-containing protein codes for MPKNIFIEDIMVRDVACATLPGSRDEVLKILKNKHISGVPVLKDSKVVGIVTRTNLLQNPEEEQLALLMTRDPITISPGSDLQTAARLLLQHGIRRLPVVDDGKLVGLVTVADVVGTIADMNIDIPIKDYVEKEVVAIFSDTPLPVVARIMELAGVKAVPVLDATLELIGIISDRDVISASVIEDSVEMSDMSAGQDDDAWTWESMRDTMSIYYSVSRIKVPNLIGSDIMIREPITATYIASVSDCARKMKRNRIDQIPIINSNRKLQGLLRDHDLLKPLIESE; via the coding sequence ATGCCAAAAAACATCTTCATAGAAGATATCATGGTAAGGGACGTAGCATGCGCTACCCTGCCAGGTTCCAGGGACGAAGTTCTTAAAATTCTTAAGAATAAACATATCTCAGGAGTCCCGGTACTAAAAGATTCCAAAGTAGTAGGAATCGTAACCAGGACAAACCTGTTACAAAACCCTGAAGAAGAACAACTGGCCCTTCTTATGACACGAGACCCGATAACCATATCCCCTGGATCGGACCTGCAGACTGCCGCACGCCTGCTTCTGCAGCACGGTATTAGAAGACTTCCGGTCGTCGATGATGGAAAACTCGTGGGGCTTGTTACGGTTGCAGACGTTGTAGGCACAATTGCGGATATGAATATCGACATTCCTATCAAGGACTATGTGGAAAAGGAAGTAGTTGCAATCTTCAGTGATACGCCTTTGCCTGTTGTAGCCAGGATCATGGAACTTGCCGGGGTCAAGGCTGTGCCTGTTCTTGATGCTACCCTGGAACTCATAGGGATTATCTCGGACAGGGACGTTATCTCTGCAAGCGTTATTGAAGACAGCGTGGAGATGTCGGATATGTCCGCAGGCCAGGATGACGATGCCTGGACCTGGGAATCCATGAGGGATACCATGAGCATTTACTACAGCGTGTCCAGGATCAAGGTCCCCAATCTGATTGGAAGTGACATCATGATCCGGGAACCGATCACAGCTACATATATTGCATCTGTCAGCGACTGCGCAAGAAAAATGAAACGTAACCGGATCGACCAGATACCAATCATTAATTCAAACCGCAAGCTTCAGGGTCTCTTAAGAGACCATGACCTCCTGAAGCCCCTGATAGAATCGGAATAA
- a CDS encoding universal stress protein, translating into MTSEFYRNIVIATDGSANNQKAISYGIEIAKISGATVHALYVVDTSSFSSIPMDTGWEAMYEILKKEGEKAVSEVKKQGDAAGVDVKEVLEEGHPSNEILEFAENNNVDLIVMGTLGKTGLDRFLMGSVAEKVVRGSTVPVMVVRSGETS; encoded by the coding sequence ATGACGAGCGAATTTTACCGGAACATAGTAATTGCAACAGACGGATCTGCGAATAACCAGAAGGCAATTTCTTACGGAATTGAAATTGCAAAAATCAGTGGGGCTACAGTTCACGCACTTTACGTAGTGGACACATCTTCTTTTTCGTCAATACCAATGGATACCGGATGGGAAGCAATGTACGAAATCCTGAAGAAAGAAGGGGAAAAGGCAGTCTCAGAAGTGAAAAAACAGGGAGATGCCGCAGGCGTGGATGTAAAGGAGGTACTCGAAGAAGGGCACCCAAGTAATGAGATTCTCGAGTTCGCAGAGAATAACAATGTTGACCTGATAGTTATGGGAACACTCGGAAAAACCGGACTTGACAGATTCCTTATGGGAAGTGTTGCAGAAAAGGTAGTTAGAGGCTCAACAGTTCCGGTAATGGTCGTTCGGAGTGGAGAAACAAGCTGA
- a CDS encoding amidohydrolase family protein, whose amino-acid sequence MYGTEQIIPGKIIAGSELNPIEGYICVKNGIITEIGEEHTCSTNIIAPCFVNAHTHLGDSVCKDPPLGKTYGFRVKRDLDSLVKPPDGLKHRVLRETSYKILIEYIKKSLLDMIETGTCAFADFREGGVVGVAALNKALEGLDLHSLIFGRPTEPQLPLEMVLAEVRRVLLHSDGLGMSGANDLDMELLQEITACTRDRKKFFAIHAGEKNRNDIENALSLEPDLLVHLTHATKKDLDEVAQTKVPVVVCPRSNFITGVGMAPIAEMLEAGIRVAAGTDNVMLNSVNMFAEMEFMSKVFSIEDRQVFKICTLNGSFVMGPDSTGSIEKGNKANVMILNGNSNNLAGIKNPISGITKRARPDDILAVLHS is encoded by the coding sequence ATGTACGGCACTGAACAGATAATTCCCGGAAAAATTATTGCAGGCTCTGAACTGAACCCTATAGAGGGGTACATCTGTGTTAAAAACGGGATTATCACGGAAATTGGAGAAGAGCATACATGTTCTACAAACATAATAGCGCCCTGTTTTGTCAATGCCCACACCCATCTCGGAGATTCAGTTTGCAAAGACCCACCCCTGGGAAAAACTTACGGTTTTCGGGTCAAGAGAGATCTTGACTCCCTGGTAAAGCCGCCGGATGGATTAAAACATAGGGTTCTTAGGGAGACTTCTTATAAAATACTTATCGAGTACATTAAAAAGTCTCTCCTGGATATGATTGAGACCGGAACCTGTGCTTTTGCGGATTTTAGAGAAGGAGGAGTTGTAGGAGTTGCAGCCCTGAATAAAGCTCTTGAGGGACTGGACCTGCATTCCCTCATATTTGGTAGACCTACAGAACCCCAGTTACCTCTGGAAATGGTGCTTGCCGAAGTAAGAAGGGTTTTATTGCATTCTGATGGACTTGGAATGAGTGGAGCAAATGATCTCGATATGGAACTCTTGCAGGAGATTACAGCCTGCACACGAGATCGAAAAAAGTTCTTTGCAATCCATGCAGGGGAAAAGAACAGAAATGACATTGAAAATGCCCTCTCCCTGGAGCCAGACCTGTTGGTTCATCTAACACATGCCACAAAAAAAGACCTGGATGAAGTAGCTCAGACCAAAGTTCCAGTTGTGGTCTGCCCGAGGTCAAACTTCATAACGGGGGTGGGAATGGCACCGATAGCTGAAATGCTTGAGGCTGGAATTAGGGTAGCAGCAGGGACAGATAATGTAATGTTAAACTCTGTAAATATGTTTGCTGAAATGGAATTCATGTCCAAAGTCTTTTCGATCGAGGATAGACAAGTATTTAAAATTTGCACACTTAATGGTTCTTTTGTAATGGGGCCAGACTCCACGGGTTCTATAGAAAAGGGGAATAAAGCTAATGTGATGATCCTGAATGGGAATTCAAATAATCTGGCAGGGATAAAGAACCCGATAAGTGGAATCACAAAGAGGGCGAGGCCCGATGATATATTAGCGGTACTTCATTCGTAA
- a CDS encoding DUF167 domain-containing protein, with the protein MIHMSFEEAIKALDSGIIIDIEVTPGSRLLSVPSGYNEWRRRIEVKLTKNAQKGKANEQLIESLAELFGISSSDILINSGTTSSKKSLLIKGVSYQRAVLVLGTHLKE; encoded by the coding sequence ATGATACATATGTCCTTCGAAGAGGCAATAAAAGCTCTGGATTCCGGTATTATAATTGATATCGAAGTTACCCCGGGTTCCAGATTGCTTTCTGTTCCCAGCGGTTATAATGAATGGCGCAGGAGAATTGAAGTGAAACTGACTAAAAATGCCCAGAAAGGAAAGGCAAATGAACAACTTATTGAAAGCCTTGCCGAACTCTTTGGTATCAGCAGTTCAGATATCCTGATAAATAGTGGAACTACAAGCAGCAAAAAATCTTTACTGATTAAAGGGGTTTCCTATCAACGGGCAGTTCTGGTTTTGGGAACCCATTTAAAAGAGTGA
- a CDS encoding toprim domain-containing protein, giving the protein MTDLEIYRKRLERIEGLLSELSEHSERGAVIIVEGKRDILSMKRLGIEGNFELATRHPLFNFSERIAKLGCEVIILTDWDRRGDLLAVKLSEYFGNFGIKPELQIRKKLKLITQKEIKDVESLYTYVSKLRSKTGSSLDPEYET; this is encoded by the coding sequence GTGACTGATCTTGAAATTTACAGAAAAAGGCTGGAAAGAATTGAAGGGCTACTCTCAGAACTTTCAGAACATTCTGAAAGGGGAGCAGTGATTATTGTTGAGGGAAAAAGAGATATTCTTTCCATGAAACGGCTTGGCATTGAGGGTAACTTTGAGCTTGCAACCCGTCACCCTCTTTTTAATTTTTCTGAAAGAATAGCTAAACTCGGTTGCGAAGTTATCATACTCACGGACTGGGATCGGAGAGGTGACCTGCTTGCTGTCAAACTTTCTGAATACTTTGGTAACTTCGGAATAAAGCCTGAACTCCAGATCCGGAAAAAACTGAAGTTAATAACACAAAAAGAAATTAAAGATGTGGAAAGCCTGTATACTTACGTTTCCAAGCTAAGGTCAAAGACAGGCTCATCTTTAGATCCGGAATACGAAACATGA
- a CDS encoding DUF356 domain-containing protein, whose amino-acid sequence MKSFALVRADDSDKVKIALHDLERYGHIQFSATPKCIEPNYADELLVSVMGVSLKSKCNSAALVELNNHAGAAISRLKKIHPPAHIIIISPRHKMFEELAGKFLKYPEFDRTFNHQKNPQSMDMIQEKGESSNPMHKE is encoded by the coding sequence ATGAAATCATTCGCGTTAGTCCGGGCAGACGACTCGGATAAAGTAAAAATAGCATTACATGACCTAGAACGATACGGACATATTCAATTTTCAGCGACTCCAAAATGTATAGAACCTAACTATGCTGATGAACTTCTTGTAAGTGTGATGGGCGTATCACTCAAGTCAAAATGCAACTCTGCAGCCCTTGTGGAGTTAAATAACCACGCTGGAGCGGCTATTAGCAGGTTGAAGAAGATTCACCCCCCTGCACATATAATTATTATCAGTCCAAGGCATAAAATGTTTGAAGAGCTGGCTGGCAAGTTTTTAAAATATCCGGAATTTGACAGAACATTTAATCACCAAAAAAATCCACAAAGTATGGATATGATTCAGGAGAAAGGAGAATCATCCAATCCGATGCATAAAGAATAA
- a CDS encoding glutamate-5-semialdehyde dehydrogenase, with protein MAEDIETKVIKAKKASIELSDVSEEIKNRALEAMAEALDRERKTIIEANLKDLEYAAGLKKAGKLTQALVDRLKVTDSKVDGMIAGIRDVIRLKDPVGDTLSTLELDNDLILYQVSCPIGLIGVIFESRPDVVPQVMSLCLKSGNATIFKGGSEARESNRTIFEILVKAIESTEGMPKGAFQLMETREEIMSLLSLDAYVDLLIPRGSNEFVKFIQDNTKIPVLGHTSGICHIYVDEFADLDTAWKVCFDSKVQYPAVCNAIETLLVNRRIAEVFLPKMAEMYIGAGVELRCDEDSYSLLVKKRLSTLSKATEEDWGLEYNDLILSIKLVDTIKEAIGHINTFGSHHTDGIITENAFQRKEFIGLVDSSSVMVNASTRFADGYRYGKGAEVGISTNKIHSRGPVGMEGLLIYKYILMGKGQVVADYAGENAKPYTHRKLDLKFKDVN; from the coding sequence ATGGCTGAAGATATTGAAACGAAAGTGATTAAGGCAAAAAAAGCTTCAATTGAGCTTTCCGATGTAAGCGAAGAGATCAAAAATAGGGCTCTCGAAGCTATGGCAGAAGCCCTGGATAGGGAAAGAAAAACTATCATCGAGGCAAATTTAAAGGACCTTGAATATGCAGCCGGACTAAAAAAAGCCGGGAAGCTCACTCAGGCTCTTGTTGACCGGCTTAAGGTCACTGATTCAAAGGTTGACGGGATGATCGCAGGAATCAGGGATGTAATTAGGCTCAAAGACCCTGTAGGGGACACTCTTTCCACACTCGAGCTGGATAATGATCTTATCCTCTATCAGGTTAGCTGTCCTATAGGGCTAATAGGAGTAATTTTTGAATCCCGACCTGACGTAGTGCCTCAGGTAATGTCTCTTTGTCTGAAGAGCGGAAATGCAACAATTTTTAAAGGCGGAAGTGAAGCCAGGGAATCAAACCGCACAATTTTCGAAATTCTTGTAAAAGCCATCGAATCCACCGAGGGAATGCCGAAAGGAGCCTTCCAGCTAATGGAAACCAGAGAAGAGATCATGAGCCTTCTAAGCCTTGATGCTTATGTCGACCTCCTGATCCCCAGAGGCTCCAATGAGTTTGTCAAGTTCATTCAAGATAATACAAAAATCCCGGTACTCGGACACACAAGCGGGATCTGTCATATCTATGTGGACGAATTTGCAGATCTGGACACAGCCTGGAAAGTCTGTTTTGATTCTAAAGTCCAGTACCCTGCGGTATGCAACGCCATTGAAACTCTCCTTGTAAACCGCAGGATTGCAGAAGTTTTCCTGCCTAAGATGGCAGAAATGTATATTGGTGCAGGAGTGGAACTGCGCTGTGATGAGGACAGCTATTCCCTGCTTGTAAAAAAGAGGCTTTCTACCCTTTCAAAGGCTACCGAAGAAGACTGGGGCCTCGAATATAACGACCTTATCCTTTCAATAAAACTCGTAGATACCATAAAGGAAGCAATTGGCCATATAAACACATTTGGTTCCCATCACACCGATGGAATAATCACGGAAAATGCTTTCCAGAGAAAAGAGTTCATAGGGCTTGTTGACTCTTCAAGTGTTATGGTGAATGCCTCAACCCGTTTTGCGGACGGCTACCGTTATGGGAAAGGTGCTGAAGTTGGAATCAGTACGAACAAGATTCACTCCCGTGGACCTGTTGGCATGGAAGGGCTGCTTATTTACAAGTATATTCTTATGGGTAAAGGGCAGGTTGTTGCCGACTATGCTGGAGAAAACGCAAAACCCTATACTCACAGGAAGCTTGATCTTAAGTTTAAGGATGTGAATTAA
- the proB gene encoding glutamate 5-kinase — translation MTDRKQFFRDVNKIVIKIGTSSLTRKGCDHTRENCNIDPFFMERIAAQVSELRKQGKEVILVSSGAIGVGLNELGIDPKPREIPIRQAAAAVGQSILMQDWIRAFSRYGMKVAQILLTYEFYSDRVTYLNLRNSISTLLEYGVVPIINENDCTCTNEIEAIFGDNDKLSAMVASKIDADILIILSDIDGLFDRNPKTHSDARLLTLVKNITPEIESYGGDPTSFKGVGGMRTKIKAAKICSMAGCYVVIANSDIEDVILKILSGEEIGTLFLAERHIQKNRARWIILSRASGTVRVDVGAKVAVLGKNSLLPAGIVDIEGTFDRGDVVKLECEGRVFAKGITDYTSEELIKIKGAQTNQIENILGYSNYNNVIKKENIGILEEFN, via the coding sequence TTGACAGATAGAAAACAATTCTTTCGTGATGTTAATAAAATCGTTATTAAGATTGGAACTTCTTCGCTCACCAGAAAAGGCTGCGATCATACAAGGGAAAACTGCAACATTGACCCGTTCTTCATGGAAAGAATCGCAGCTCAGGTATCCGAGCTTCGAAAACAGGGAAAAGAAGTAATCCTTGTAAGTTCGGGAGCGATAGGTGTCGGGCTTAACGAGCTGGGCATAGACCCTAAACCCCGTGAGATCCCTATAAGGCAGGCCGCTGCAGCTGTAGGGCAGAGTATACTGATGCAGGACTGGATCAGGGCTTTTTCCAGGTACGGGATGAAAGTAGCCCAGATACTTCTGACCTACGAATTCTATTCCGATCGCGTAACCTACCTTAACCTGAGAAACAGCATTTCGACCCTTTTGGAGTATGGGGTCGTCCCGATAATAAACGAAAACGACTGTACCTGTACAAACGAGATTGAGGCAATCTTCGGGGACAATGACAAACTCTCTGCAATGGTTGCAAGCAAAATTGATGCCGACATCCTGATCATCCTTTCAGATATTGACGGTCTCTTTGACAGGAACCCAAAAACACATAGTGATGCGAGACTGCTGACTCTTGTAAAAAATATCACACCCGAAATCGAGAGCTACGGGGGAGACCCTACAAGCTTCAAGGGTGTAGGGGGAATGCGGACCAAGATAAAAGCTGCAAAGATCTGTAGCATGGCAGGCTGCTATGTAGTAATCGCAAACAGTGATATAGAGGATGTTATCCTGAAGATTCTTTCTGGAGAAGAGATCGGAACTCTTTTCCTTGCTGAGAGGCATATTCAGAAAAACCGTGCCCGCTGGATTATTCTTTCCAGGGCTTCAGGTACTGTTCGTGTGGACGTCGGAGCGAAAGTTGCAGTTCTGGGAAAAAACAGTCTCCTTCCGGCAGGCATTGTGGATATTGAGGGAACTTTTGACAGGGGAGACGTCGTGAAGCTCGAGTGTGAAGGCAGGGTCTTTGCAAAAGGAATTACGGACTATACCTCTGAAGAACTTATCAAAATAAAAGGAGCCCAGACAAATCAGATTGAAAATATCCTGGGCTATAGTAATTATAATAATGTTATAAAGAAAGAAAATATCGGCATACTGGAAGAGTTTAACTAA
- the proC gene encoding pyrroline-5-carboxylate reductase, whose product MTDQKIGFIGAGKMGSALMKGIIKAGIVKPENIGASDVYEPFLKELQANLGIRVSTENTVIVRESDILILAVKPQTLGSVLANLRNEITSEKLLISIAAGVPLSTYEDALLEGTRVVRVMPNIAATVSEAASGISLGKNATPEDLKVALEIFSAVGTAVQVPESLMDAVTGLSGSGPAFIFPVIEAMADGAVLEGMDRKSALTLAAQTVLGAAKMALETGMHPGELKDMVTSPAGTTIQGIHALEEAGIRAAFMNAVIKASERSKELGKK is encoded by the coding sequence ATGACAGATCAAAAAATAGGATTCATCGGGGCAGGGAAAATGGGCTCTGCTCTCATGAAAGGCATCATTAAAGCTGGAATCGTAAAGCCTGAAAATATCGGTGCAAGTGATGTATACGAGCCCTTTTTGAAAGAGCTGCAGGCAAATCTGGGTATCCGGGTGTCAACTGAAAACACTGTTATCGTCCGGGAATCGGACATTCTTATCCTTGCAGTAAAACCCCAGACACTGGGCTCGGTGCTCGCAAATCTGAGGAATGAGATTACTTCAGAAAAACTCTTGATATCAATTGCTGCAGGAGTGCCTCTTTCTACCTATGAAGATGCTCTTCTTGAAGGTACAAGGGTTGTGCGCGTGATGCCAAACATAGCAGCGACAGTTTCTGAAGCTGCTTCAGGGATTTCCCTTGGAAAGAATGCTACTCCCGAAGACCTGAAAGTTGCCCTTGAGATCTTTTCTGCGGTCGGCACAGCAGTCCAGGTGCCGGAATCTCTTATGGATGCAGTAACAGGGCTTTCGGGAAGCGGACCTGCGTTCATTTTCCCGGTTATTGAAGCAATGGCTGATGGGGCTGTCCTTGAGGGGATGGATAGAAAGAGTGCCCTTACTCTTGCAGCCCAGACTGTACTTGGAGCCGCAAAAATGGCGCTTGAAACAGGCATGCACCCCGGAGAACTCAAAGATATGGTTACATCTCCTGCCGGAACTACCATTCAGGGGATTCACGCTCTTGAAGAAGCCGGAATCAGGGCTGCCTTTATGAATGCCGTTATAAAGGCAAGTGAACGTTCAAAGGAACTTGGGAAAAAATAA
- a CDS encoding peroxiredoxin, protein MPLIGDDAPSFTAVTTQGTINFPEDYKGKWVILFSHPADFTPVCTTEFMTFASMQEEFREMNTELIGLSIDSVFSHIAWLKRIEEKIEYKGMKNLEIKFPVIEDLKMDVAKKYGMIQPKTSTTQAVRAVFIIDPEAKIRTILYYPQSTGRNMQEIKRIVIALQKNTAEKVATPANWQPGEDVIIPPPNTMEAVKERLGKTEEGKCCLDWFICLKKDSKK, encoded by the coding sequence ATGCCTCTCATTGGAGATGATGCCCCTTCATTTACCGCAGTGACCACACAGGGAACGATCAATTTCCCCGAGGACTATAAAGGAAAATGGGTAATCCTGTTCAGTCACCCTGCAGACTTCACGCCCGTATGCACTACAGAATTCATGACCTTTGCCAGTATGCAGGAAGAATTCAGGGAAATGAACACAGAACTTATAGGACTCTCCATAGACAGCGTCTTTTCCCATATTGCCTGGCTTAAGCGAATAGAAGAGAAAATCGAATATAAAGGGATGAAGAATCTCGAGATAAAATTCCCGGTGATAGAAGACCTGAAGATGGATGTCGCGAAAAAATATGGCATGATCCAGCCAAAAACCTCGACCACCCAGGCTGTAAGAGCCGTATTTATTATTGATCCGGAGGCAAAAATCAGGACAATACTCTACTATCCACAGTCAACCGGAAGGAATATGCAGGAGATCAAGAGGATCGTGATCGCACTGCAGAAAAATACAGCAGAAAAAGTTGCAACCCCTGCGAACTGGCAGCCAGGAGAAGACGTTATTATTCCGCCTCCAAATACGATGGAAGCAGTAAAAGAAAGGCTTGGAAAAACAGAAGAAGGCAAGTGCTGCCTTGATTGGTTTATATGCCTGAAAAAAGATAGCAAAAAGTAA
- a CDS encoding DUF523 and DUF1722 domain-containing protein → MREFSRPKVVVSSCLEFDHCRYNGDMISSPVVAKLKEYVDFLPVCAEVEIGLGVPRKPVRIVLDRGEHRLVQPSSGKDVTEDMKSFCARFLDSIEYVDGFILKFRSPSCGFKDVKIYSSAEGRGSIGKTSGYFGGAVLERYPLLPIEDEGRLRNVRIKEHFLTKLFTFATFRKVKAEGSVKDLISFHKENKLLLMAYSQVELSKLGGIAANREGTPFEQLASEYEEHLYKALSSAPRYTSNINVLMHAFGYFSDELLSREKALFLDWVQKYREGKASFCPAINTIRSWIVRFGNDYLMHQTFFEPYPEDLMELNPIESHLRDDLWK, encoded by the coding sequence ATGAGAGAGTTTTCCAGGCCAAAGGTTGTTGTCAGCAGTTGTCTTGAATTCGACCACTGCCGATATAACGGAGATATGATTAGCAGTCCTGTTGTGGCAAAACTTAAGGAGTATGTTGATTTTTTGCCTGTCTGTGCAGAAGTAGAGATCGGGCTAGGAGTTCCGAGAAAGCCGGTGAGAATAGTCCTTGACAGAGGAGAACACAGGCTTGTTCAACCCTCCAGTGGGAAGGATGTCACCGAGGATATGAAATCTTTTTGCGCCCGTTTCCTTGACTCTATAGAATATGTGGACGGTTTTATCCTGAAATTCAGGTCTCCCTCCTGTGGGTTCAAGGACGTGAAGATTTACTCCTCTGCAGAGGGAAGAGGGTCAATTGGGAAAACTTCAGGGTACTTCGGGGGCGCAGTTCTGGAAAGATATCCTCTCCTCCCTATTGAGGATGAAGGCAGGCTCCGGAATGTACGGATAAAAGAACACTTTCTCACAAAACTTTTCACATTTGCTACTTTTCGAAAAGTAAAGGCTGAAGGTAGTGTTAAAGATCTAATAAGCTTCCATAAGGAGAACAAGTTACTTCTAATGGCTTACAGCCAGGTAGAGCTCAGTAAATTAGGGGGGATTGCCGCAAATAGAGAAGGCACACCCTTCGAACAGCTAGCTTCCGAATATGAGGAACACCTGTACAAAGCTCTCTCCAGTGCTCCCAGATACACCTCAAACATCAATGTGTTAATGCACGCATTCGGGTATTTTTCGGATGAACTTTTGAGCCGTGAGAAGGCCCTGTTTTTAGACTGGGTTCAGAAGTACAGGGAAGGAAAGGCATCCTTTTGTCCTGCAATAAATACAATCAGGTCCTGGATTGTACGGTTTGGGAACGACTACCTTATGCATCAGACCTTTTTCGAACCGTATCCTGAAGACTTGATGGAACTGAATCCTATAGAATCTCACTTAAGAGATGATCTCTGGAAATGA
- a CDS encoding PspC domain-containing protein: MKKLYRSKKNRIIAGVCGGIGEYLDVDPTLIRLLWVFLSLQGIGIAGYIIAWVIIPEEP, encoded by the coding sequence ATGAAGAAACTATACAGGTCAAAGAAGAACAGGATTATTGCTGGAGTATGCGGGGGTATAGGTGAATACCTTGATGTAGACCCTACGCTTATAAGGCTTTTATGGGTGTTCCTTTCCCTTCAAGGGATTGGAATAGCTGGCTATATTATAGCCTGGGTTATAATCCCTGAAGAGCCTTAA
- the ftsY gene encoding signal recognition particle-docking protein FtsY, which translates to MFNKFKEKLGSFKKALSKTIDEKAVEVEPVVVEQAPESEESLEEEIEPRIEEETLRAVQKEESPEAEKGTASPGIAHIPIEDLKKAEYRKRLEDRRKAGEKKVEEEKPPEEKKSFFKKVVPKVGFAQKAKALVFNREVYLDDKDLEEPLWELEMGLLESDLALSVSEAIVESVKSQLTGTTKRIGSNTGEIVETALRKSILDVVSANTFDFDDYVKNKQKPVHIVFVGINGTGKTTSISKMTHRLLKSDYSVVLAAGDTFRAGAIDQLGIHASRLGVKMIKHQAGADPAAVIYDAVQYAKAHKIDFVLSDTAGRMHTNMNLMAQMEKICRVSSPDLIIFVDEAVAGNDAVERAAQFNEAVPIDGSILTKIDADAKGGAAISIAYITGKPILFFGVGQGYEDLKKFDPEWFVDQLFNQ; encoded by the coding sequence GTGTTCAACAAATTTAAAGAGAAACTTGGGAGTTTTAAGAAGGCGCTCAGCAAAACGATTGATGAAAAGGCAGTAGAAGTCGAACCAGTAGTCGTTGAGCAGGCGCCTGAAAGCGAAGAAAGCCTCGAAGAGGAAATTGAACCGAGAATTGAGGAAGAGACCCTCAGGGCTGTCCAGAAAGAAGAAAGTCCCGAAGCCGAAAAGGGAACTGCTTCTCCAGGTATTGCCCATATTCCAATAGAAGATCTGAAGAAAGCTGAATACAGGAAAAGGCTTGAAGACAGAAGGAAGGCAGGAGAAAAAAAAGTAGAGGAAGAAAAGCCTCCTGAAGAGAAAAAGTCTTTTTTCAAAAAGGTCGTCCCGAAAGTCGGATTTGCTCAGAAAGCTAAAGCCCTCGTGTTTAACAGGGAAGTATATCTGGACGATAAAGACCTGGAAGAACCTCTTTGGGAGCTTGAAATGGGTCTTCTGGAAAGTGACCTTGCTCTCTCAGTTTCCGAGGCTATTGTCGAGTCCGTGAAAAGCCAGCTCACAGGCACTACAAAACGGATTGGAAGCAATACCGGGGAGATAGTTGAAACAGCCTTGAGGAAATCAATCCTTGATGTTGTGTCTGCCAATACCTTTGATTTTGATGATTACGTAAAAAACAAGCAAAAGCCGGTTCATATTGTTTTTGTAGGGATTAACGGAACCGGAAAAACAACATCCATCTCAAAGATGACACACAGGCTGCTTAAATCTGATTATTCCGTAGTCCTTGCTGCAGGGGACACCTTCAGGGCAGGTGCTATTGACCAGCTTGGGATTCATGCAAGCAGACTTGGGGTAAAGATGATAAAGCATCAGGCCGGAGCCGATCCTGCAGCCGTCATTTATGACGCTGTACAGTATGCAAAAGCACATAAAATCGATTTTGTGCTCTCTGACACGGCAGGCCGCATGCACACTAACATGAACCTTATGGCACAGATGGAGAAGATCTGCAGGGTAAGTTCTCCGGACCTTATTATCTTCGTGGACGAAGCCGTGGCCGGAAACGATGCGGTAGAAAGGGCTGCCCAGTTTAATGAGGCTGTCCCGATTGACGGGTCCATTCTTACAAAAATCGATGCCGATGCCAAAGGAGGAGCTGCCATATCCATTGCTTACATTACAGGCAAACCGATTCTCTTTTTCGGTGTAGGACAGGGATATGAAGATCTTAAAAAGTTCGATCCCGAATGGTTTGTGGACCAGCTTTTCAACCAGTAA
- the pfdA gene encoding prefoldin subunit alpha, producing MAEVSEEIRNLAARHQDFQRQAEALRQEISMVQASISSCDQTIVTINELKAASETGKTAETMVPVGFGSYVYAEVKNADRVIVNLGAGFSAEETAEEAIETLNRRKEQLTKILEQMNASLTKFAQGMQALEAEAAKLQPGQA from the coding sequence ATGGCAGAAGTCAGTGAAGAGATCAGAAATCTGGCAGCCAGGCATCAGGATTTCCAGAGGCAGGCTGAAGCGCTCAGGCAGGAGATAAGCATGGTGCAGGCTTCTATTTCCAGTTGTGATCAGACCATTGTGACAATAAATGAGCTGAAAGCAGCATCCGAAACAGGCAAGACTGCGGAAACAATGGTTCCGGTAGGTTTTGGCTCTTATGTTTATGCGGAGGTCAAGAACGCAGATCGGGTCATTGTTAATCTCGGAGCGGGTTTCAGTGCAGAGGAAACTGCAGAGGAAGCTATCGAAACTCTGAACCGCCGCAAAGAGCAGCTTACGAAAATCCTTGAACAGATGAATGCTTCACTGACTAAATTTGCACAGGGAATGCAGGCCCTTGAAGCAGAAGCTGCAAAACTTCAACCTGGCCAGGCCTGA